From the genome of Elusimicrobiota bacterium, one region includes:
- a CDS encoding 4Fe-4S dicluster domain-containing protein: MQSFHITKEHWAEFLKSLSSMSMLYAPKVLDEGIGVDPQVVYHRYLPEDVGNIKFPAYRLRQPIKTFFFAPENVVSTFWVEKPDYNESTMPVVIFGVKACDINAIKVLDKMFLEGVGQDNEYASKRQRTLLISSDCTDICEYCSCNLAGGSPCVTDSGYDLNITPLEDGYIVEVGSEPGMHLVNQKRNIFREAPVGYKEMQKSRCAKVVAMLEKSNFEYRLKKSRQDVQKNGYYLTDLWKQCAEDCVECSGCRFSCPSCYCFLLEDTGDFGKYQKVRHWDSCQYKGYGRVAGGGNPRQQKHERLRNFHSCKLDYRMQNFGFYGCTGCGRCIEVCPVKIDIRKTLVKLENGSNPK; this comes from the coding sequence GTGCAGTCGTTCCATATCACAAAAGAACATTGGGCTGAATTTCTTAAATCATTATCTTCGATGTCCATGTTATATGCGCCAAAGGTTTTGGATGAAGGTATTGGTGTTGATCCTCAGGTTGTGTATCACAGGTATCTGCCTGAAGATGTTGGTAATATTAAATTTCCTGCTTACCGTTTAAGACAGCCGATAAAAACGTTTTTCTTTGCTCCGGAGAATGTTGTATCAACGTTCTGGGTTGAAAAACCTGATTATAATGAATCCACAATGCCTGTTGTTATTTTTGGTGTAAAAGCGTGTGATATAAACGCAATCAAAGTACTGGATAAAATGTTTCTTGAAGGTGTTGGTCAGGATAATGAGTACGCGTCAAAACGTCAACGCACATTATTGATATCCAGTGATTGCACGGATATCTGCGAATATTGTTCATGTAACTTAGCAGGTGGCAGTCCGTGTGTCACGGATAGCGGGTATGACCTTAATATCACGCCTTTGGAAGACGGGTATATCGTGGAAGTTGGAAGCGAACCCGGGATGCATCTGGTTAATCAAAAACGTAATATTTTCCGTGAAGCGCCGGTTGGATATAAAGAAATGCAGAAGTCGCGTTGCGCAAAAGTTGTGGCTATGCTTGAAAAAAGTAATTTTGAGTACCGTCTTAAAAAAAGCAGGCAGGATGTACAAAAAAACGGGTACTATCTCACCGATCTTTGGAAACAATGCGCAGAGGATTGTGTGGAGTGTAGCGGGTGCAGGTTCAGCTGTCCAAGCTGTTACTGTTTTTTGCTGGAAGATACCGGCGATTTTGGGAAGTATCAAAAAGTGCGGCATTGGGATTCTTGTCAGTATAAAGGATACGGCCGTGTGGCCGGAGGGGGTAATCCACGGCAGCAGAAGCATGAAAGGTTACGCAATTTTCATTCTTGCAAACTGGATTACCGTATGCAGAACTTCGGGTTTTATGGTTGTACCGGCTGCGGGCGGTGTATTGAAGTTTGTCCCGTAAAAATTGATATCCGCAAAACATTGGTGAAACTTGAAAACGGGAGTAATCCTAAGTAA
- the surE gene encoding 5'/3'-nucleotidase SurE codes for MKKINVLVTNDDGFDAVGLKVLVSSLQKVASVYTVAPDYQNSSVSHSLNLKYPVFITRENSRLFKITGTPADCVRLGVLEIYKKVKFDLILSGINYGANMGEDVLYSGTVAAARESVLLNIPGIAVSLVCDNDNFQNYKPAGDVVKKVVSNLLVLSKKTGCKLWNINVPNITVKTGKLKGICFTKLGKRVYDNKICVTKNPRGTDVYWLMGRYVSGKSVINSDITTVEKGYVSVTPMITDTTNNGVLDSIIDMDLLKK; via the coding sequence ATGAAAAAAATTAATGTTTTAGTCACAAATGATGATGGATTTGATGCTGTAGGATTGAAGGTTCTTGTATCATCCTTGCAAAAAGTGGCAAGTGTGTATACTGTTGCTCCGGATTATCAGAATAGTTCGGTTAGTCATAGTTTGAATTTAAAATATCCTGTGTTTATTACCCGTGAGAATTCTAGGTTGTTTAAGATAACCGGTACTCCGGCGGATTGCGTTAGGCTGGGAGTGCTTGAGATTTACAAAAAAGTTAAGTTTGACTTAATTCTCTCGGGGATTAATTATGGCGCGAATATGGGTGAGGATGTGCTATATTCAGGTACTGTTGCAGCGGCACGGGAAAGTGTTTTATTGAATATTCCCGGAATAGCGGTGTCGTTGGTATGCGATAATGATAATTTTCAGAATTATAAACCAGCCGGTGATGTTGTTAAGAAGGTTGTTTCAAACTTATTGGTGTTAAGCAAAAAAACCGGGTGTAAGTTATGGAATATTAACGTTCCTAATATCACGGTCAAAACAGGGAAACTAAAAGGGATATGTTTTACAAAGCTTGGAAAACGTGTATATGACAACAAAATATGTGTGACCAAAAATCCGAGGGGCACAGATGTTTATTGGTTGATGGGAAGGTATGTTAGCGGTAAGAGCGTCATTAACAGCGATATTACAACTGTTGAAAAAGGATATGTGTCCGTCACGCCAATGATTACCGATACTACAAATAACGGTGTGTTAGATAGTATTATAGACATGGATTTATTGAAAAAATAA
- a CDS encoding UDP-N-acetylglucosamine--N-acetylmuramyl-(pentapeptide) pyrophosphoryl-undecaprenol N-acetylglucosamine transferase translates to MRAEEDGKRVVIAAGGTGGHLFPGIAVGVELQKRGYRVVFVVKKNDQGLHVVKSYGFEFHEIDVIGLPRKLSFGLFTFGFKMIAGFVGVSRFLNSYNPQVVVGMGAYVSFPALLCAKIQGRIAVVQEQNYVPGMANKVLSVFVDIVAAAFPESIKMFWCNKHKFVYTGTPIREMKVWESEKVREELGLRAETKTVLVFGGSLGAGNINNVVSGYIVKNDNGLQDNLQVIHLTGSKDYEHIKKVYDGIKTKVVVLERSAEMDKMYTAADVVLSRAGGSTLAELCVYKKYALLVPYPYATNDHQWHNAQWYTSHGVAETVRDNEFNERMFSGFIEKVLNGIDVNAVVMKYNMYKFPDGRNGVADIVDELVFLRKNEKN, encoded by the coding sequence GTGCGCGCGGAAGAAGATGGTAAACGCGTAGTTATTGCAGCGGGAGGAACCGGCGGGCATTTATTTCCCGGGATTGCAGTGGGAGTTGAACTGCAAAAACGGGGTTACCGTGTAGTTTTTGTTGTAAAGAAAAACGATCAGGGGTTGCACGTTGTTAAATCTTATGGGTTTGAATTTCACGAGATTGATGTCATAGGATTACCCCGGAAATTAAGTTTCGGGTTATTTACTTTTGGATTTAAGATGATTGCCGGTTTTGTGGGGGTGTCAAGATTTTTGAATTCTTATAATCCTCAGGTAGTAGTCGGGATGGGTGCGTACGTATCATTCCCGGCCCTTCTGTGTGCAAAAATACAGGGAAGAATTGCTGTTGTACAGGAGCAGAATTATGTTCCTGGTATGGCAAATAAGGTTTTGTCAGTGTTTGTGGATATAGTAGCCGCTGCGTTTCCGGAAAGTATAAAAATGTTTTGGTGTAATAAACACAAATTTGTGTATACAGGAACGCCGATACGTGAGATGAAGGTTTGGGAGAGTGAAAAAGTGCGTGAAGAACTGGGTTTACGTGCTGAAACAAAGACTGTTCTTGTGTTTGGAGGAAGTCTTGGTGCTGGGAATATTAATAATGTAGTAAGCGGGTATATAGTTAAAAATGATAATGGATTACAGGATAATCTACAGGTTATACATCTTACAGGTAGTAAGGATTATGAGCATATAAAAAAAGTGTATGACGGTATTAAAACAAAAGTTGTGGTTTTGGAGAGAAGCGCTGAGATGGATAAAATGTATACAGCAGCGGATGTTGTGCTCTCTCGTGCAGGAGGGAGTACGCTTGCTGAATTATGTGTTTACAAAAAATATGCGTTACTGGTACCATATCCATACGCTACAAATGATCATCAGTGGCATAATGCGCAATGGTATACTTCCCACGGAGTTGCGGAAACTGTGCGTGATAATGAGTTTAATGAACGCATGTTTTCGGGTTTCATAGAAAAGGTGCTCAACGGGATTGATGTAAATGCTGTTGTAATGAAGTATAATATGTATAAATTCCCTGACGGGAGGAATGGTGTAGCCGATATTGTTGATGAATTGGTTTTTTTGAGGAAAAATGAAAAAAATTAA
- a CDS encoding FtsW/RodA/SpoVE family cell cycle protein, which translates to MSRASSQENGYLVFIPALVLMAIGAAVVYSASAFISADSTMYLRKHLIWIFVGLVCIGIFSRIDYHFFNDKMLYIAIGTLVLLGLVLIFGKSVLGAKRWFRLAGLSFQPSELAKFVMILYFASYFDRHKSTITDLTKMWPLLSVWVGTMGLILLEPDLGTPMLICFTGVILLYVAGLPKKVLMIVGSVAVIAGLAALISKPYRVMRVLSFIGILFGNTQGVDLKTGYQLDQALCAVGSGGLLGRGLGKSVLRYAFLPERHTDFIFPIFAEEMGLLGSLMILLLFISIAYGGWKIAIEAKDAFGQLVAVGVTVSIVFQALFNLAVVTGCAPTKGLPLPFISFGGTSLAITCCMVGILLNISGWESKKKKGLALSARGRRW; encoded by the coding sequence ATGAGCCGAGCAAGTTCGCAGGAAAACGGGTACCTAGTATTTATCCCGGCGTTGGTATTAATGGCGATAGGCGCTGCGGTTGTGTATTCAGCTAGTGCGTTCATCTCCGCTGATTCTACAATGTATCTCCGCAAACATCTTATATGGATATTTGTAGGGCTTGTGTGTATAGGAATATTCAGCAGAATTGATTATCATTTCTTTAACGATAAAATGTTGTATATTGCAATAGGGACACTGGTTTTGTTAGGGTTAGTTTTAATTTTTGGGAAGTCGGTACTAGGTGCGAAAAGATGGTTCCGGTTGGCAGGGTTAAGTTTTCAACCGTCAGAACTTGCTAAGTTTGTTATGATACTATATTTTGCGAGTTACTTTGACAGGCATAAGAGTACTATTACTGATTTAACAAAAATGTGGCCGCTGTTGTCTGTATGGGTTGGGACAATGGGATTGATTTTACTGGAGCCTGACCTTGGGACACCGATGCTTATATGTTTTACCGGTGTTATACTATTATACGTCGCTGGGTTACCGAAAAAGGTGTTGATGATAGTAGGGTCTGTTGCCGTGATTGCCGGATTAGCGGCATTGATCTCAAAACCCTACAGGGTAATGCGTGTATTATCGTTTATAGGTATTTTGTTTGGTAATACACAGGGTGTTGATCTTAAGACCGGGTACCAGCTTGACCAGGCGTTATGCGCAGTGGGTTCCGGCGGGTTATTGGGTAGAGGGTTAGGGAAAAGTGTGTTAAGATACGCGTTTTTGCCGGAACGCCATACAGATTTTATTTTCCCGATATTTGCTGAAGAAATGGGATTACTGGGATCATTGATGATCCTTCTTTTGTTTATTTCAATCGCGTATGGCGGGTGGAAAATTGCGATTGAAGCAAAGGATGCGTTTGGGCAGTTAGTGGCGGTTGGGGTGACGGTGTCAATTGTATTCCAGGCGTTGTTTAATCTCGCGGTAGTAACAGGTTGCGCGCCGACAAAAGGGTTGCCATTGCCGTTTATATCATTCGGCGGGACTTCACTTGCAATTACGTGTTGTATGGTAGGAATTTTGTTGAATATATCGGGTTGGGAAAGTAAGAAGAAGAAAGGGTTGGCATTAAGTGCGCGCGGAAGAAGATGGTAA
- the murD gene encoding UDP-N-acetylmuramoyl-L-alanine--D-glutamate ligase, with product MAGLKGKRISVLGAAKSGIDAANLCVKYGAKVLLSDNKPEQELRQVIGKVNPEVYLEFGGHSNKLFECDIMIVSPGVPACSEVVVNAGKHGVEVMAELEFAWRLISPAYAVAITGTNGKTTTTTLIDRIFRDAINPGQSKNMGYDNVLCAGNIGTPLSGIVEQVTESTVLIIEVSSYQLELCSTFCPKVGVLMNLTPDHLKRHGTMDRYAEIKQKVFDNHKSNGKHFAVLNYDDQYCRRVADKIDSEVLFFSCETPQKQGLWYSDSKAVGIFRDKQYEFNLSPVIPGMHNVSNILAATSVGLALGFDEKVVSKTVNTFEGVEHRIEFVRELHGVKYYNDSKATNVDSVVVALESFKKNVVLIMGGQDKGSPYKPLMGLIKNRVKSVLLIGEAARIISGELGHIVPTVMCKTLTGAVEYAHVNALPGDVVLLSPACASFDQFSDYEHRGKVFKELVNRL from the coding sequence ATGGCAGGTTTAAAAGGTAAACGTATAAGCGTTCTTGGTGCGGCTAAAAGCGGGATTGATGCTGCGAATTTATGTGTTAAATATGGCGCGAAGGTGTTGTTAAGCGATAATAAGCCGGAACAGGAATTACGGCAGGTTATTGGTAAAGTTAACCCTGAAGTATACCTTGAGTTCGGGGGGCATAGTAACAAACTGTTTGAATGTGATATCATGATAGTATCACCCGGTGTGCCTGCGTGTAGTGAGGTTGTAGTAAATGCGGGTAAACACGGGGTGGAGGTTATGGCGGAACTTGAGTTTGCGTGGAGGTTGATAAGCCCTGCGTATGCTGTGGCAATAACGGGGACTAATGGTAAAACTACAACCACAACACTAATTGACCGTATTTTCAGGGATGCTATTAATCCCGGGCAATCAAAGAATATGGGGTATGATAATGTGCTCTGTGCGGGGAATATAGGTACACCGTTATCCGGGATTGTTGAACAGGTAACTGAATCTACTGTGCTTATAATTGAAGTATCAAGTTATCAGCTTGAATTATGCTCAACGTTCTGCCCGAAAGTCGGAGTACTGATGAACCTGACCCCGGATCATCTTAAACGTCACGGGACTATGGATAGATATGCAGAGATAAAACAAAAAGTGTTTGATAATCATAAAAGTAATGGCAAGCATTTTGCTGTACTTAATTATGATGACCAGTATTGTCGCAGGGTTGCTGATAAGATTGATTCTGAAGTATTGTTTTTCAGTTGTGAAACTCCACAAAAACAGGGGTTGTGGTATTCCGATAGTAAGGCGGTTGGTATTTTCAGGGATAAGCAGTATGAGTTTAATTTATCGCCGGTTATTCCGGGGATGCATAATGTTTCAAATATACTCGCAGCTACGTCAGTTGGGTTGGCGTTAGGGTTTGATGAAAAGGTTGTCTCAAAAACTGTTAATACCTTTGAGGGAGTTGAGCATAGGATAGAATTTGTGCGTGAACTTCACGGAGTGAAGTATTATAACGATTCAAAAGCTACAAATGTTGATTCTGTGGTGGTTGCATTGGAAAGTTTTAAAAAAAATGTGGTTCTCATTATGGGTGGGCAGGATAAGGGTAGCCCGTATAAGCCGTTAATGGGGTTAATAAAAAACAGGGTTAAGAGTGTATTGTTAATAGGAGAAGCAGCGAGGATTATTTCCGGGGAATTAGGGCATATTGTCCCAACGGTGATGTGCAAAACATTAACCGGTGCGGTAGAGTACGCTCATGTAAATGCGTTACCGGGTGATGTCGTTTTATTATCCCCGGCTTGCGCGTCATTTGATCAGTTTAGTGATTATGAACATCGGGGAAAAGTGTTTAAGGAGTTGGTTAATAGGTTATGA
- the mraY gene encoding phospho-N-acetylmuramoyl-pentapeptide-transferase, with protein MLYHLLYPLKQVVSGFNIFQYITFRSSGALLTALIISFILGPWVIKKLKDWKFTQTIRTDGPQTHLQKSGTPTMGGLLILLSLVVSTLLWARWDNRFTWLILITTLVLGALGFYDDYLKLTRKNVKGVPPAGKMVVQFLLALGVTTYLFFYPPNTDFTTTINIPYLKDVFLELGFIYLFFSMLLIISASNAVNLTDGLDGLAIGVAMISAVAYLIFSYFAGNAKFAAYLRIIPVRDASELAIYLAAFIGAGLGFLWYNAHPAEVFMGDTGSLFIGGMLGVTALCVKQEVIIVLVGAVFLIEIMSVVIQVYSFRRFGKRVFRMAPLHHHFELKGWAENKVTIRFWIIAIIFCLIALGSLKIR; from the coding sequence ATGTTATACCACTTATTATATCCTCTGAAACAAGTAGTATCGGGATTTAATATTTTCCAGTACATAACTTTTCGTTCAAGCGGCGCGTTATTGACAGCACTGATAATCTCGTTTATCTTAGGGCCGTGGGTTATTAAGAAGTTAAAAGATTGGAAGTTCACGCAGACTATCCGTACTGACGGCCCGCAGACACATCTGCAAAAATCCGGGACGCCTACTATGGGCGGGTTGCTTATACTGTTATCGCTGGTAGTATCAACACTTTTATGGGCGCGGTGGGATAATAGGTTCACGTGGTTGATATTGATAACAACCTTGGTGCTTGGCGCGCTTGGTTTTTATGATGATTACCTTAAACTTACCCGCAAGAATGTTAAAGGCGTTCCTCCGGCGGGGAAAATGGTGGTACAGTTTCTACTGGCATTGGGGGTAACAACGTATTTATTTTTTTATCCGCCAAATACTGATTTTACCACAACAATCAATATACCGTATCTAAAAGACGTATTTCTGGAACTTGGATTTATATACCTGTTTTTTTCTATGTTGTTGATCATAAGCGCGTCAAATGCTGTGAATCTTACCGATGGGCTTGATGGGTTGGCAATCGGAGTAGCAATGATCTCCGCGGTGGCGTATCTGATATTTTCGTATTTTGCGGGTAATGCAAAATTCGCGGCATATTTAAGAATTATACCGGTACGTGATGCTAGTGAACTTGCGATTTATCTTGCTGCGTTTATCGGGGCGGGGTTAGGGTTTTTGTGGTATAACGCACATCCGGCGGAAGTGTTTATGGGTGATACCGGGTCATTGTTTATCGGAGGTATGCTGGGAGTAACGGCGTTATGCGTAAAACAGGAAGTTATTATTGTTCTGGTAGGCGCTGTTTTTCTTATTGAGATTATGTCAGTAGTAATACAGGTATATTCATTCCGGCGGTTTGGGAAACGGGTGTTCAGGATGGCACCGTTACATCATCATTTTGAGCTTAAAGGATGGGCGGAGAATAAAGTTACCATACGGTTTTGGATTATTGCAATAATATTTTGCTTAATTGCTCTTGGATCGTTAAAGATCAGATAA
- the murF gene encoding UDP-N-acetylmuramoyl-tripeptide--D-alanyl-D-alanine ligase — protein MKYFSLKQLADIVNGKVGNNGENVVVNAVIHDTRTMLGSALYLPVKGLKFDGYEFINTAFENGAVAVIVDEEWLKKNADKLKSKPFISVPDAVVAVQKLAVYLRNQVSPVVIGITGSNGKTTTKEFVGKIFSVDGSTIVNPSSWNNYLGLPLTLCRLNNNTKYCVLEIGTNHFGEVSMLAKIALPDIGVITNIGRAHLEAFIDEEGVLKEKCELFNNIKHGGTAVVNIDDKRLAGYVLRGDIRKVTYSVINVMADVHLIESKVNEDIGGCSGKVAYGIDVINFDVPLWGEHNIANLVSAVSCAYAAGIRADVVERALVNLELPKLRQEVVVHKSGAVIVVDCYNANPDSMKKSIAAVKDKYAGKKIVLVLGEMLELGDSAEKEHREIGLFIGALKVQNTLLYGKNAGLIGEELGKLGRSWKLYSEKDELSRDLIKELTPGVVVLVKGSRLLELEKVVESIK, from the coding sequence ATGAAATATTTTAGTTTAAAGCAGTTAGCGGATATCGTGAACGGTAAAGTTGGTAACAACGGAGAGAATGTTGTTGTTAACGCTGTTATCCATGATACCCGTACGATGCTGGGCAGTGCGTTATACCTACCCGTGAAAGGGTTAAAGTTTGACGGGTATGAATTTATTAATACAGCATTTGAGAACGGCGCGGTGGCTGTCATTGTTGATGAAGAATGGCTGAAAAAGAATGCGGACAAACTTAAATCCAAGCCATTCATCTCCGTTCCTGATGCTGTTGTGGCAGTACAAAAACTTGCGGTATATTTACGTAATCAGGTATCGCCGGTGGTTATCGGGATAACAGGGTCTAATGGTAAAACTACAACTAAAGAGTTTGTGGGTAAAATATTTTCAGTTGACGGTAGCACAATAGTTAATCCGAGCAGTTGGAATAATTATCTTGGGCTACCCTTGACTCTGTGCCGGTTGAATAATAACACTAAATACTGTGTGCTGGAAATCGGGACTAATCATTTCGGGGAAGTATCGATGCTGGCAAAAATAGCGCTACCGGATATCGGAGTCATAACAAATATCGGGCGTGCGCATCTTGAGGCTTTTATTGATGAAGAAGGTGTTTTAAAAGAAAAATGTGAATTATTTAATAACATAAAACACGGCGGTACTGCGGTCGTTAATATTGATGACAAACGGTTAGCGGGATACGTTCTACGCGGGGATATAAGAAAAGTAACTTATTCTGTGATAAACGTTATGGCAGATGTGCATTTGATTGAAAGCAAGGTTAATGAAGATATCGGAGGGTGTAGCGGTAAAGTTGCATATGGTATAGACGTTATTAATTTTGATGTGCCGTTGTGGGGGGAGCATAATATCGCAAATCTTGTATCCGCAGTTAGCTGTGCGTATGCTGCAGGGATTAGGGCGGATGTTGTTGAACGTGCGTTGGTAAATTTAGAGTTGCCCAAATTACGGCAGGAAGTTGTGGTTCATAAGTCAGGCGCTGTAATTGTGGTTGATTGTTATAACGCAAATCCTGACTCAATGAAAAAATCAATTGCCGCGGTGAAAGATAAATATGCCGGGAAAAAGATTGTGCTTGTCCTTGGTGAGATGCTGGAACTCGGTGACAGCGCGGAAAAAGAGCATCGAGAAATAGGGTTGTTTATAGGGGCATTGAAAGTACAGAATACTTTGTTATACGGCAAAAACGCCGGGTTGATTGGTGAGGAGTTAGGCAAGCTTGGGAGATCATGGAAGTTATACAGTGAAAAAGATGAGTTATCAAGGGATCTTATTAAGGAACTTACTCCCGGGGTTGTGGTGTTAGTGAAAGGATCGAGGTTGTTGGAGTTAGAAAAAGTTGTGGAAAGTATTAAGTAA
- a CDS encoding UDP-N-acetylmuramoyl-L-alanyl-D-glutamate--2,6-diaminopimelate ligase has protein sequence MQALGNLLKKVKTESKFDSRKIVSGLSCDSRLVKPGDIFFAVPGVKDDGVKYISDAVKNGAIAVVAHSSFCGVIPAEVVLVSNVREAMCSVSREFYGITVENNKLAGITGTNGKTTITYLLESIVSSAGLVPGVIGTINYRWKGNVCDSKNTTPESIEFYRIISEMIKAGVNTVIAEVSSHSLDQTRVYNDDFDVSVFTNLTPDHLDYHKDMETYFLAKSVLFKSKGSTPKCRYAVINIDDPYGKRLALIAENNKITLLTYSINNGNAELNVKHVEYGDKNTRFVIVNSITGKEISVDTPLIGQHNVYNILAAWGAGMCLGIEEKKIIDGIKHMTAVPGRLETVDAGQKYSVFVDYAHTPDALENVLGILRKVAKKRIITVFGCGGDRDRTKRPVMGEIAVRLSDYAVVTSDNPRTEDPVKIVVDIEVGIKRSNRTNYIVNIDRENAIAEALSMAKEGDIVLIAGKGHENYQIFKDKRIHFDDREVALKYLRRLI, from the coding sequence ATGCAAGCGCTAGGTAATTTATTAAAAAAGGTTAAAACTGAGAGTAAGTTCGATTCCAGGAAAATAGTTTCCGGGTTAAGTTGTGATTCCAGGCTGGTGAAACCGGGTGATATTTTTTTTGCAGTGCCCGGAGTTAAAGATGATGGGGTGAAGTATATTTCCGATGCTGTTAAAAACGGCGCTATTGCAGTTGTTGCTCATAGTAGTTTTTGTGGAGTCATTCCAGCAGAGGTTGTGCTGGTGAGTAATGTCCGTGAAGCTATGTGTTCGGTCTCGCGGGAGTTCTATGGGATTACGGTTGAAAATAATAAACTTGCCGGGATTACAGGGACTAACGGTAAAACTACAATAACATATTTGCTTGAGAGTATCGTATCCTCTGCGGGGTTGGTGCCCGGAGTGATCGGTACCATTAATTACAGGTGGAAAGGTAATGTGTGTGATTCAAAGAATACCACACCGGAATCAATTGAGTTTTACCGTATAATTTCAGAGATGATAAAAGCAGGTGTGAATACCGTGATTGCTGAGGTGTCTTCTCATTCACTTGACCAGACAAGGGTTTATAACGATGATTTTGATGTGTCCGTTTTTACAAATCTTACACCTGATCACCTGGATTATCATAAAGATATGGAAACCTATTTCCTGGCAAAGAGTGTGTTGTTTAAGAGTAAGGGTAGTACTCCTAAATGCCGGTACGCCGTGATTAATATTGATGATCCTTACGGTAAACGTTTAGCTCTTATTGCTGAAAATAACAAAATTACATTACTTACTTACTCGATAAATAATGGTAACGCAGAATTGAACGTAAAACATGTTGAGTATGGTGATAAGAATACAAGGTTTGTGATTGTTAATTCTATTACAGGTAAGGAAATATCTGTAGATACCCCGTTAATCGGGCAGCATAATGTTTATAATATCCTTGCTGCTTGGGGTGCGGGGATGTGTCTCGGGATTGAGGAAAAAAAAATTATTGATGGTATAAAACATATGACAGCTGTACCAGGTAGGTTGGAAACTGTCGATGCGGGACAAAAATATTCTGTATTTGTTGATTACGCTCATACACCGGATGCATTGGAGAATGTTTTAGGGATACTGCGTAAAGTAGCGAAGAAGCGTATTATCACAGTTTTTGGTTGCGGTGGTGACCGTGACCGCACAAAACGGCCGGTAATGGGTGAGATTGCGGTACGTTTAAGCGATTATGCAGTGGTTACGTCAGATAATCCCAGGACTGAGGATCCAGTGAAAATTGTTGTTGATATCGAGGTAGGAATTAAGCGTTCCAACCGCACAAACTATATTGTTAATATTGACCGCGAGAATGCTATCGCGGAAGCGTTGTCAATGGCGAAAGAAGGGGATATTGTTCTTATCGCAGGAAAAGGGCATGAGAATTATCAGATATTCAAGGATAAACGTATACATTTTGATGACCGTGAAGTTGCGCTTAAGTATCTTAGAAGGTTGATATGA